TTTTGGACTTTTTGGAGCTAACTATAATGTGGCCTTATTAAAGTATTATAAGAATGATAATGATTTTGCAATTGAATTAATACCTCAGGATGAAGAGCATGAAATTCTTCTCATAAAAACATCATTTGATCAATCATTTGCTTTAATTGATGTTATTGATGCCTATAGTGATAAGATCCAATCATGGAAAAATTACCGAACAGAAAAGAATTCCTAGAAATATTATTTAAGTGATGAGGATCAGTTAAAAGTCCCTATTATTGAATTTAACATAACTCATAATTATACAAATATTGAGAAGTCGTTTTTTAGCACAACTGAAATGCCGCATCAGATAATTAAAATGTTTCAACAAACGGCCTTTATTCTCAATGAAAATGGAGCTGAGGTGGAAAGCTATGCAGAGATAGTTGAAGAATGCGTTGAGGAAATTGAGGAAGAAGATTTACAAAAACCCAAAAAACTTTTTTTTGATTCAGAGTTCATAATTCTACTGAAAAGAAGAGACAATTCTTATCCATATTTTGCCATGTATGTGGCTAATGCCGAATTGATGAAGAAAATGGAGAAGTAAGGCTGGTTGCTGATGCAACCTATATTCTGTTTCTTGTAACCTATGGTCGTCATAATGAACAATAGAATAATAGAACAATAGATTAACGAATTAGGAACTGTTGGGAACCTGCAACATGTAACTTACAACCTTCAGTTGCCACATGATTGCAGAAGGTAATAGCCAAAACCGTGGCTCCAACTTGTCATTTTGACTAATCATCAATAAACGTTAGATTTGTAATAATAATTAAAACATGAATCTTTCACGCGTCATTTTTTGGGATACGGAATTTGAAAACATAGATTGGGAGAAGAAATCCCGTTATGTGATTGAACGTGTTGTGAATTATGGTAGCCTATCTGATTGGCAAGCAATAAAAGCCTACTATGGCTTGGATAAAATAAGGGTGGAAATGCTTCTATCCAGAGATTTGGATCCAAAATCAATTAGTTTTCTAAGTTGTATTTTCAATATTCCAAAAGAACAGTTCAGATGCTATTCACAGATACTGTCCAACCAGCCACACTGGAATTATTAAAAGGCATAATGGCTATTCCTGACCTTGCTGATTTTACATTAGCAGGAGGAACAGCTTTAGCATTACAAATAGGTCATAGGATGTCGTATGACCTTGATTTTTTTGGAAGCAAAGTCTTGGATAAATATGAATTAATTGATCTATTAAATGACTTAGGAGAGATTAAGCTTCTTTCGCAAAGTAAGAATATAATAGTTCTGAGTATCAATTCAATCAAAGTTGACTTTGTTAATTACAAATACCCTTTTCTTGAAAGTATAAAGAAGAAACAGGATATTCGATTGTCAGGATTGAAAGATATCTGTGCAATGAAACATGCTGCAATAAGTGGAAGAGGTCGAAAACGTGATTTTTTTGATATATTCTTCCTTCTAAATCACTATTCATTAGAAGATCAATTATCTTTTTATAACGAGAAATACTTGGATGGTTCTGTTTTTTTAGTACTTAAAAGTTTAAGTTATTTTGAAGACGCAGACCAAGATGAAGAATTAATGCTTTTGTCTCCAGTAAAATGGGAATTTGTAAAATCTAAAATTCAAACAGAAGTAATGAAAATAATGGAAAAGTAAGCTCGTTTATATAGTGAACTTGAATCAATCCCAAGCTCAACTTAGACTTAATAGGTTTGCCAGATATTTGCTCGTTTCTTGTAACCTACGGTCGACATAATGAACAAAAGAAAAAGAGAACAATAGAAAAACGAATTAGGAACTGTTGGGAACATTCAACATGCTACTTCAGGACTTGAATAATCCCAAGCTCAACCTAACAGGACTTGGCCGACCTGATAGGTTTTTCAGATATTTGTTCGTTTCTTGTAACCTATGGTTGTCATAATGAACAATAGAATAATAGAACAATAGATTAACGAATTAGGAACTGTTGGGAACATTCAACATGCTGCTTCAGGACTTGAATAATCCCAAGCTCAACCTAACAGGACTTGGCCGACCTGATAGGTTTTTCAGATATTTGTTCGTTTCTTGTAACCTACGGTCGACAAAATGAACGAAAGAATAAGAGAACAAAAGAACAATA
The genomic region above belongs to Bacteroidota bacterium and contains:
- a CDS encoding nucleotidyl transferase AbiEii/AbiGii toxin family protein produces the protein MLFTDTVQPATLELLKGIMAIPDLADFTLAGGTALALQIGHRMSYDLDFFGSKVLDKYELIDLLNDLGEIKLLSQSKNIIVLSINSIKVDFVNYKYPFLESIKKKQDIRLSGLKDICAMKHAAISGRGRKRDFFDIFFLLNHYSLEDQLSFYNEKYLDGSVFLVLKSLSYFEDADQDEELMLLSPVKWEFVKSKIQTEVMKIMEK